From the Purpureocillium takamizusanense chromosome 6, complete sequence genome, one window contains:
- a CDS encoding uncharacterized protein (EggNog:ENOG503NZFE~COG:C), with translation MYMLWNCRARRASRRNDEKVTHATHCRVNEIIATDSPPPPIPFDTLADMATMKAIDIKGGKGERDALFMNAETPRPTPGQGQALVKIKAFGINRMDIIQRRGNYPLPPQAPKTLGVEFSGVVEAFGPGEHGVFRQGDEVLGLAYGGAYAEYIAVSSKMLIHKPHALSWEQAAAVPETWITATQALHKVLGFARGKSILWHAGASGVSIAGIQLSRLAGASAIYATAGTDDKCRFITDTLGATAAFNYKTGNWADGIKEATSGKGVDFIVDFVGGSYFQQNQDAAARDCRIVLLGTLGGGKVPDADISQILFKRIRIEGSTLRSRDEDYQGELRDKLETYLPDFESGKLKIILDKVLPWDQIQEAHKYMEEAKNSGKIVCTVS, from the exons atgtatATGCTTTGGAActgccgagctcgtcgagcttcaCGGCGCAACGACGAAAAGGTCACACACGCAACGCATTGCAGAGTGAATGAGATCATAGCCACAGACTCACCGCCCCCCCCCATACCATTCGACACACTCGCAgacatggcgacgatgaaggcAATTG ACatcaagggcggcaagggcgagcgCGATGCGCTCTTCATGAACGCCGagacgcctcggccgacgcccggccagggccaggcgCTCGTCAAGATCAAGGCCTTCGGCATCAACCGCATGGACATCATCCAGCGGCGCGGCAACTAcccactgccgccgcaggcgcccaagacgctcggcgtcgagttcagcggcgtcgtcgaggccttcGGCCCaggcgagcacggcgtcttccggcagggcgacgaggttcTCGGCCTGGCATACGGCGGCGCCTACGCCGAGTACATCGCCGTCAGCTCCAAGATGCTCATCCACAAGCCCCATGCCCTGAGCTGGgagcaggcggccgccgtgcccgagACGTGGATCACTGCCACCCAGGCCCTGCACAAGGTGCTGGGCTTCGCGCGCGGCAAGTCGATCCTCTggcacgccggcgcctcgggcgtctccatcgccggcatccaGCTGTCCCgcctggcgggcgcgtcggccatCTATGCCACGGCCGGCACAGACGACAAGTGCCGCTTCATCACGGACACgctcggcgccaccgccgccttcaacTACAAGACGGGCAACTGGGCCGACGGCATCAAGGAGGCCACCAGCGGGAAGGGCGTCGACTTCATCGTCGAtttcgtcggcggcagctaCTTTCAGCAGAaccaggacgccgccgcgcgcgactgCCGCATCGTTCTGCTCGGCACCCTGGGCGGTGGCAAGGTtcccgacgccgacatctCGCAGATTCTCTTCAAGCGCATCCGCATCGAGGGGTCGACGCTGCGCAGCCGCGACGAGGACTACCAGGGCGAGCTGCGAGACAAGCTCGAGACGTACCTACCTGACTTCGAGTCCGGCAAGCTTAAGATCATCCTCGACAAGGTGTTGCCATGGGACCAGATACAGGAGGCACACAAGTACATGGAGGAAGCCAAGAACTCGGGAAAGATTGTCTGCACCGTTTCCTGA
- a CDS encoding uncharacterized protein (EggNog:ENOG503NYW9~COG:Q): MTDSDIATKAPESDTQEQQQQHQQQQQQQPQQPAEGSLKSADDNVSQAEPVVGEHCVSDRPTPIGQAATGEIIKLNDIDVYISKPADYPHTPSRLLLLLTGGTGIRSTNNQIQADKFASAGYVVVMPDLFGGDTAPAATAITDDSTSLLEQVKLKAVEVTKSFMIDMWLARITADRVMPVLHRIVDATRELYADAVSHGGGIYAVGYCVGGRFVLLLAQESQRQGAGAGEDAETGALKKGPYIKAGALAHAASVTPDDFKDLKVPLSLVCVENDPLFPDAVRAAGEDAMSGANLEHEVHVYPGVPHGFAVVGAYPDSAISDAQATAYEQMLKWIQEH; encoded by the exons ATGACTGACTCTGACATCGCAACAAAGGCTCCCGAGAGCGACACCCAagagcaacaacaacaacatcagcagcagcagcagcagcagccacagcagcccgccgaggGCAGCCTCAAGAGTGCCGACGACAATGTGTCGCAAGCAGAGCCCGTTGTCGGGGAGCATTGCGTGTCAGATAGGCCAACTC CTATCGGTCAGGCCGCCACAGGCGAGATCATCAAGCTCAATGACATAGAC GTCTACATCTCCAAGCCCGCCGACTACCCGCACACACCCTcccgcctgctcctcctgctcacCGGTGGCACCGGCATCCGCTCCACCAACAACCAGATACAGGCCGACAAAttcgcctcggccggctacgtggtggtgatgccggacctcttcggcggcgacacaGCCCCCGCGGCGACAGCCATTACAGATGACTCAACGtcgctgctcgagcaggTCAAGCTCAAGGCTGTCGAAGTAACCAAGTCCTTCATGATCGACATGTGGCTGGcgcgcatcaccgccgaccGCGTCATGCCTGTGCTGcaccgcatcgtcgacgccacaCGCGAACTgtacgccgacgccgtgagccatggcggcggcatatACGCCGTCGGGTACTGCGTCGGCGGTCGCTTCGTCTTACTGCTCGCCCAGGAGTCACAGAGgcaaggcgcgggcgcgggcgaggacgccgagacgGGAGCCCTCAAAAAGGGCCCTTACATCAAGGCTGGCGCTCTGGCGCACGCGGCTTCTGTCACGCCTGACGACTTCAAGGACCTGAAGGTGCCGCTGAGCTTGGTCTGCGTCGAGAACGACCCGTTGTTTCCAGACGCTGtgagggcggccggcgaggacgccatgTCCGGCGCCAACCTGGAGCACGAGGTTCACGTGTATCCGGGAGTGCCACACG GCTTCGCTGTGGTGGGCGCATATCCAGACAGCGCCATCAGCGAcgcgcaggcgacggcgtaCGAGCAGATGCTCAAGTGGATCCAGGAGCATTGA
- a CDS encoding uncharacterized protein (EggNog:ENOG503NYW9~COG:Q) — MTDSDIATKAPESDTQEQQQQHQQQQQQQPQQPAEGSLKSADDNVSQAEPVVGEHCVSDRPTPIGQAATGEIIKLNDIDVYISKPADYPHTPSRLLLLLTGGTGIRSTNNQIQADKFASAGYVVVMPDLFGGDTAPAATAITDDSTSLLEQVKLKAVEVTKSFMIDMWLARITADRVMPVLHRIVDATRELYADAVSHGGGIYAVGYCVGGRFVLLLAQESQRQGAGAGEDAETGALKKGPYIKAGALAHAASVTPDDFKDLKVPLSLVCVENDPLFPDAVRAAGEDAMSGANLEHEVHVYPGVPHGELTHCLL, encoded by the exons ATGACTGACTCTGACATCGCAACAAAGGCTCCCGAGAGCGACACCCAagagcaacaacaacaacatcagcagcagcagcagcagcagccacagcagcccgccgaggGCAGCCTCAAGAGTGCCGACGACAATGTGTCGCAAGCAGAGCCCGTTGTCGGGGAGCATTGCGTGTCAGATAGGCCAACTC CTATCGGTCAGGCCGCCACAGGCGAGATCATCAAGCTCAATGACATAGAC GTCTACATCTCCAAGCCCGCCGACTACCCGCACACACCCTcccgcctgctcctcctgctcacCGGTGGCACCGGCATCCGCTCCACCAACAACCAGATACAGGCCGACAAAttcgcctcggccggctacgtggtggtgatgccggacctcttcggcggcgacacaGCCCCCGCGGCGACAGCCATTACAGATGACTCAACGtcgctgctcgagcaggTCAAGCTCAAGGCTGTCGAAGTAACCAAGTCCTTCATGATCGACATGTGGCTGGcgcgcatcaccgccgaccGCGTCATGCCTGTGCTGcaccgcatcgtcgacgccacaCGCGAACTgtacgccgacgccgtgagccatggcggcggcatatACGCCGTCGGGTACTGCGTCGGCGGTCGCTTCGTCTTACTGCTCGCCCAGGAGTCACAGAGgcaaggcgcgggcgcgggcgaggacgccgagacgGGAGCCCTCAAAAAGGGCCCTTACATCAAGGCTGGCGCTCTGGCGCACGCGGCTTCTGTCACGCCTGACGACTTCAAGGACCTGAAGGTGCCGCTGAGCTTGGTCTGCGTCGAGAACGACCCGTTGTTTCCAGACGCTGtgagggcggccggcgaggacgccatgTCCGGCGCCAACCTGGAGCACGAGGTTCACGTGTATCCGGGAGTGCCACACGGTGAGCTCACTCACTGTTTGTTATGA